A genomic region of Gemmata massiliana contains the following coding sequences:
- a CDS encoding efflux RND transporter permease subunit: protein MNVSRLFILRPVMTTLLTASVVLAGLLGYRALPVSDLPTVDYPTIEVSASLPGANPDTMAAAVATPLERQFTTIPGLASMSSSSNLGSTSIILQFNLGRDIDAAALDVQSAISRVARSLPPDMPTPPSFRKVNPADSPILYLVLRSDVLPIHEVNEYGESFVGDRLSLVNGVAQVTVQGQQKKAIRVQVDPDLLAARGIGIDEVSTALRNANVNLPTGTFEGDRRKFFIQASGQLSEAKQYRDMVVAYRNGSPVRLSELGTAVEGAENGRIGAWYSARGRDGTEAENSRAVVLAVMRQPGANAVEVAEAVTALVPTLQAQLPPTIKLSVQYDRSVPIKESITDVQITLLVAFGLVVLVIFVFLRSLRATIIPSLALPVSVVGTFAIMYLLGYTLDNMSLLALTLAVGFVVDDAIVMLENIVRHQDMGKPPIRAALDGSAEVGFTIVSMTVSLVAVFIPVLFLDGMVGRLLREFAVTISVAIVVSGLVSVTLTPMLCALFLKGGHGAAPGTEGSPRHGLVYRATERAFDLMLAVYDRTLRLTLRLRLLMLLFSFAFVAGTGYYLTILPKGFLPSEDTGRIVCAMQGAEDMSFQGMVGVQEQVTEIVRQNPNVDAVSAWVFGGNGGSLFIRLVPRDQRSASADEVMAELRRTAGGLPGVKVYFQNPPPIQVGGRSSKSQYQLTLQSPDPESLYATAPKLEARLRSMPDFIEVTSDLLVSSPQLNVKIDRDKATSLGVSARQIEDALANANGARQVSTINAPNAEYRVILEAAPAYQRDPALLSKLYVRSSSDVLVPIDSLVTVSRGVGPLSINHSGQLPSVTISFDLRPGASLGDALTKAEDAAREELPAGVTTGFQGTAQEFQRSAQGLGLLLVAAVVVIYLVMGMLYESFIHPVTILSGLPSAGVGALLTLALFRSELNLYSMVGLIMLIGIVKKNAIMMIDFALDAERTRGKSPREAIHEAALVRFRPIMMTTMCALLGALPIAFGWGAGAESRQPLGLAVVGGLLVSQVLTLYFTPVYYLYLDKLRIRRAQASTTNDPI from the coding sequence ATGAACGTTTCCCGGTTGTTTATTCTCCGCCCGGTCATGACCACGCTGCTCACGGCGTCGGTCGTTCTGGCCGGCCTACTCGGGTACCGGGCGCTCCCGGTCAGTGATCTACCGACGGTGGATTACCCGACGATCGAGGTCAGCGCCAGCCTACCCGGGGCCAACCCGGATACGATGGCCGCGGCCGTCGCGACCCCGCTGGAAAGGCAGTTCACGACTATCCCGGGGCTGGCGAGCATGAGTTCATCCAGCAACCTCGGGTCCACGTCGATCATCCTCCAGTTCAACCTCGGCCGGGACATCGACGCGGCCGCGCTGGACGTGCAGTCCGCGATCTCCCGCGTCGCGCGGTCACTCCCACCGGACATGCCCACCCCGCCGTCGTTTCGGAAGGTGAACCCGGCGGATTCGCCCATCCTGTACCTCGTGCTCCGGTCCGACGTGTTGCCCATCCACGAGGTGAACGAGTACGGTGAGTCGTTCGTCGGGGACCGGTTGTCGCTCGTGAACGGCGTCGCACAGGTGACGGTGCAGGGGCAACAGAAGAAGGCCATTCGAGTGCAGGTCGATCCGGACCTGTTGGCCGCTCGCGGAATCGGCATCGACGAAGTGTCGACCGCACTCCGGAACGCCAACGTTAACCTCCCGACCGGCACGTTCGAGGGCGACCGGCGGAAGTTCTTTATCCAGGCCAGCGGGCAACTGTCCGAGGCCAAGCAGTACCGCGACATGGTGGTCGCGTACCGAAACGGCAGCCCGGTTCGGCTGAGCGAACTCGGCACCGCAGTCGAGGGCGCCGAGAACGGCCGAATCGGGGCGTGGTATTCGGCGCGCGGGCGCGACGGAACCGAGGCCGAAAACTCCCGGGCGGTTGTGCTGGCCGTGATGCGCCAACCGGGTGCGAACGCGGTCGAAGTTGCAGAAGCAGTTACGGCCCTCGTACCAACGCTGCAAGCTCAGCTCCCACCGACAATTAAGTTGTCTGTGCAATATGATCGCTCGGTCCCAATTAAGGAATCGATCACTGACGTTCAGATCACGCTGCTGGTTGCGTTCGGCCTGGTGGTGCTGGTGATCTTCGTGTTCCTGCGCAGCCTGCGAGCGACGATCATCCCGAGTCTGGCCCTGCCAGTGTCAGTGGTTGGCACGTTCGCGATCATGTACCTGCTGGGCTACACCCTCGACAACATGTCTTTGCTGGCGCTTACGCTCGCGGTCGGCTTCGTAGTCGATGACGCGATCGTGATGCTGGAGAACATCGTCCGGCACCAGGACATGGGGAAGCCTCCGATTCGGGCGGCCCTGGACGGGTCCGCCGAGGTGGGGTTCACCATCGTCTCGATGACCGTCTCGCTCGTCGCGGTCTTCATCCCGGTGCTGTTCCTCGACGGGATGGTGGGCCGGCTCCTTCGCGAGTTCGCGGTCACTATCTCGGTGGCGATCGTGGTGAGCGGGCTCGTGTCCGTTACCCTCACTCCGATGCTCTGCGCCCTCTTCCTCAAGGGCGGTCACGGCGCGGCTCCTGGCACGGAAGGAAGCCCGCGACACGGATTGGTGTACCGAGCGACCGAGCGAGCGTTCGACCTGATGCTCGCCGTTTACGACCGCACGCTGCGCCTGACGCTCCGGTTGCGGCTCCTGATGCTCCTGTTCTCGTTCGCGTTCGTGGCCGGAACGGGATACTACCTGACGATTCTGCCCAAAGGGTTCCTGCCGAGCGAAGACACCGGCCGAATCGTGTGCGCGATGCAGGGCGCGGAAGACATGTCGTTCCAGGGCATGGTCGGTGTTCAGGAGCAGGTGACGGAGATCGTGCGCCAGAACCCGAACGTCGACGCGGTGAGCGCGTGGGTGTTCGGCGGGAACGGCGGGTCACTGTTCATTCGGCTCGTGCCGCGTGACCAACGGTCGGCATCGGCCGATGAGGTGATGGCCGAACTGCGCCGCACCGCGGGTGGGTTGCCCGGGGTTAAAGTGTACTTCCAAAACCCGCCCCCGATCCAGGTCGGCGGGCGCTCGTCCAAGAGCCAGTACCAACTTACGCTCCAGTCGCCCGACCCTGAGTCCCTGTACGCGACCGCCCCGAAGCTCGAAGCCCGGTTGCGCTCGATGCCGGACTTCATCGAGGTCACCAGCGATCTGCTGGTGAGCAGCCCGCAGTTGAACGTGAAGATCGACCGCGATAAAGCGACCAGCCTCGGCGTGTCGGCTCGACAGATCGAGGACGCACTCGCCAACGCGAACGGCGCCCGGCAAGTGTCCACCATCAACGCGCCCAACGCCGAGTACCGGGTGATTCTGGAGGCCGCGCCCGCGTACCAGCGTGATCCGGCGCTGCTCTCGAAGCTGTACGTGCGGTCGAGTTCCGATGTCCTCGTGCCGATCGATTCCCTCGTGACCGTGAGTCGCGGGGTCGGGCCGTTGTCGATTAACCACTCCGGTCAGTTGCCATCGGTGACGATCTCGTTCGACCTTCGGCCGGGCGCTTCGCTTGGGGACGCGCTGACAAAGGCCGAAGACGCGGCACGCGAAGAACTACCGGCTGGAGTGACGACCGGCTTCCAGGGAACGGCCCAAGAGTTCCAGCGCTCCGCCCAGGGTTTGGGGCTGCTTCTCGTCGCTGCAGTCGTGGTCATTTACCTCGTCATGGGGATGCTGTACGAGAGCTTCATTCACCCGGTGACGATCCTCTCCGGGCTACCGTCGGCCGGAGTCGGCGCGCTGTTAACACTGGCACTGTTCCGGAGTGAACTGAACCTGTATTCGATGGTCGGGCTGATTATGCTGATCGGGATCGTGAAAAAGAACGCGATCATGATGATCGACTTCGCTCTGGACGCGGAGCGCACGCGGGGGAAATCGCCGCGCGAAGCGATTCACGAAGCCGCCCTAGTACGATTCCGACCGATCATGATGACGACAATGTGCGCGTTGCTCGGGGCGCTGCCGATTGCGTTCGGATGGGGCGCGGGGGCGGAAAGCCGTCAGCCCCTCGGCTTGGCCGTGGTCGGTGGGCTGCTGGTGAGTCAGGTGCTGACGCTCTACTTCACCCCGGTTTACTACCTGTACCTCGATAAGCTCCGCATTCGTCGTGCTCAAGCCTCGACAACTAACGACCCGATTTGA
- a CDS encoding efflux RND transporter periplasmic adaptor subunit yields the protein MYLPHTILTPRRLALLLLALAGCAKPPAPKAEPAPAPVSVATADKKTVAVQVRAIGSVRTISTVNVRPAIAGELTHVHFREGDTVRRGQKLFTIDPRPFEAALQQAEATLARNLATLKGAELSLARVERLGSSGIGSVVEADSTRATVEADRAAVEADRAAVKLAKLQLEYTTITAPIDGRTGALHVTAGNRISAADANPLVVINQLSPIDVQFAVPERALPTVMAAFEGRGRLRAEATPRHGGPKAIGELTFVDNAVEPGTGTVQLKSQFPNTNRALWPGLFVDVVLDLNERPNSVVVPTAAVQSGQKGQYVYVVLPEQTVELRYVTVAFESSGETVVTSGLKGGEVVVTDGHLRLAPGLKVSIKNPSALPPAGSAK from the coding sequence ATGTACCTCCCCCACACCATCCTCACTCCGCGCCGGCTCGCGCTGCTCCTGCTGGCACTCGCCGGGTGCGCAAAACCGCCCGCGCCCAAAGCGGAACCCGCTCCCGCCCCCGTTTCGGTCGCCACCGCCGACAAGAAAACAGTGGCCGTTCAGGTTCGGGCGATCGGATCGGTCCGCACGATTTCCACGGTCAACGTGCGCCCCGCGATTGCCGGCGAGCTGACCCACGTCCATTTTCGCGAGGGCGACACCGTCCGACGCGGCCAGAAGCTGTTCACCATCGACCCACGCCCGTTCGAGGCCGCTCTCCAGCAAGCCGAAGCGACGCTCGCTCGGAATCTGGCGACCCTGAAGGGCGCCGAACTCAGTCTCGCACGAGTGGAGCGCCTCGGCTCGTCGGGCATCGGCTCAGTGGTGGAAGCTGATTCCACGCGAGCAACGGTCGAAGCCGATCGTGCCGCGGTCGAAGCCGACCGAGCGGCCGTCAAACTGGCCAAGTTGCAACTCGAATACACCACGATTACGGCCCCGATCGACGGACGAACGGGCGCGCTGCACGTCACCGCGGGGAATCGGATCTCCGCGGCCGACGCGAATCCGCTGGTTGTCATCAACCAACTCAGCCCGATCGACGTGCAGTTCGCGGTTCCCGAGCGCGCCTTGCCAACAGTTATGGCGGCGTTCGAGGGACGCGGGCGGTTACGAGCAGAAGCCACCCCGCGACACGGCGGTCCCAAAGCGATCGGCGAACTCACGTTCGTTGATAACGCGGTCGAACCCGGAACCGGCACCGTGCAACTCAAGTCACAGTTCCCGAATACAAACCGGGCGCTGTGGCCGGGGCTGTTTGTGGACGTGGTTCTCGACCTCAACGAGCGGCCCAACAGCGTCGTCGTCCCCACGGCCGCTGTACAGTCGGGCCAGAAGGGGCAGTACGTGTATGTCGTTTTGCCTGAGCAGACAGTTGAACTGCGGTACGTTACGGTCGCCTTCGAGTCGAGCGGCGAAACTGTGGTCACATCGGGTTTAAAGGGCGGCGAGGTCGTGGTGACGGACGGTCACCTCCGACTCGCCCCGGGCCTCAAAGTGTCCATCAAGAACCCGTCGGCACTTCCCCCAGCGGGGAGCGCGAAATGA
- a CDS encoding GNAT family N-acetyltransferase, with product MSAPIRLRPFHPADVPALFTLFRDTVHRVNSRDYSPEQVRAWAPDEINPTRWATLADRFAVVVEIGGQPVGFADLEPDGHIDRFFVHADHQGCGIGGTIMHALVAEAARTGLTRLFAEVSITARPFFERHGFVVLVEQQVVIRGVALTNFRMERNLI from the coding sequence ATGAGCGCGCCTATTCGTCTCCGACCATTTCACCCCGCCGACGTTCCCGCGCTGTTCACGTTGTTTCGAGACACGGTCCATCGGGTCAACAGTCGGGATTATTCACCCGAGCAAGTGCGTGCGTGGGCGCCCGACGAAATCAACCCGACCCGCTGGGCGACGCTCGCCGATCGGTTCGCGGTCGTGGTGGAAATCGGCGGTCAGCCGGTCGGGTTCGCCGACCTCGAACCGGACGGGCACATCGATCGGTTCTTCGTCCACGCCGACCACCAGGGATGCGGGATTGGGGGAACGATCATGCATGCCCTCGTCGCCGAAGCCGCACGAACGGGACTCACCCGCTTGTTCGCCGAAGTCAGCATTACCGCCCGACCGTTCTTCGAGCGCCACGGTTTCGTCGTGTTGGTGGAGCAACAGGTGGTGATTCGTGGGGTGGCACTCACCAATTTCCGCATGGAGCGGAATCTCATCTGA
- a CDS encoding SPL family radical SAM protein, with protein sequence MELIESRSIFSPATGFIRRGGFEWTCNPYIGCTFGCTYCYAAFLPQNRRPPDEWGKWITAKKNAAALAEKQAPRVAGEPVYMSSVTDPYQPIERGLMLTRGILEALLPHQPRLTIQTRGPLVARDIDVLRDFRSLRVNMSIPTDSERVRQQFEPKAPPLDRRWDALAQLKDAGIAVGVCVTPTLPIANVDTFARRIADFKPDVVVCQDFHDAGGRFGADTGAEARALLAETGWGPADYRRFVNRLRLSTTVFEGETGFFPPPAVPAGVEGSRR encoded by the coding sequence ATGGAACTGATCGAGTCGCGGTCGATTTTTTCGCCCGCCACCGGGTTCATCCGGCGCGGCGGGTTCGAGTGGACGTGCAACCCCTACATCGGTTGTACGTTCGGCTGCACATATTGTTATGCGGCATTTCTGCCCCAGAACCGGCGCCCGCCGGACGAATGGGGTAAGTGGATCACCGCGAAGAAAAACGCCGCGGCGCTCGCCGAGAAGCAGGCGCCGCGTGTCGCGGGCGAGCCGGTCTACATGTCGAGCGTGACCGACCCGTATCAGCCGATCGAGCGGGGACTTATGCTCACGCGGGGCATTCTCGAAGCGCTCCTCCCGCACCAACCGCGTCTGACGATTCAAACACGCGGGCCGCTCGTGGCTCGCGACATTGATGTGCTGAGGGACTTCCGCAGCCTCCGCGTAAACATGTCGATCCCGACCGATTCCGAGCGCGTGCGCCAGCAGTTCGAGCCAAAGGCCCCGCCGCTCGATCGGCGCTGGGACGCGCTCGCGCAGCTCAAGGATGCGGGCATCGCCGTTGGCGTCTGTGTCACCCCCACGTTGCCCATCGCGAATGTGGACACGTTCGCTCGCCGGATTGCGGACTTCAAACCCGATGTTGTGGTGTGCCAGGATTTTCACGACGCCGGCGGGCGCTTCGGGGCGGATACGGGGGCGGAAGCGCGAGCCCTGCTCGCCGAAACGGGTTGGGGGCCGGCGGACTATCGGCGCTTCGTGAACCGCTTGCGACTCAGCACGACCGTCTTCGAGGGTGAAACCGGCTTCTTCCCGCCGCCCGCGGTGCCTGCTGGTGTAGAAGGGAGTCGTCGGTAA
- a CDS encoding PrkA family serine protein kinase translates to MATATAILDTLRTQLDTTEYKKLHWEGSFSDYLNTVLETPGVTRTAYQRLYDMILSHGAEDVYENKDKIPRYKFFTEFATKHADGIYGLDRSLMQLVNTFKSAALGYGTERRVILLHGPVGSAKSTIARLLKRGLEEYSRTDAGMLFSFSWKTEDGTGWTKDPMHGEPLQLVPEEHRTQILTMLNDQCQKPHQYEIKIKGDLSPYSRYEYKTRLAKYDGDWLKMLANEVKVYRLVLSEKDRIGIGTFQPKDEKNQDSTELTGDINYRKIAEYGSDSDPRAFNFDGELNIANRGIVEFIEVLKLDVAFLYDLLGASQEHKIKPKKFAQTDIDEVILGHTNEPEYKRLQNNEFMEALRDRTVKIDIPYVTRLRDEVKIYEKDFNSDRVRGKHIAPHTVEVAAMWAVLTRLNPPKHASLSVLQKMKLYNGKTLPGFTEDNVIELKRDALHEGMLGISPRYIQDKISNALVAHPNEDNINPFMVMKELEDGLRNHSLIKDEDQYRHYKELLSVVREEYEDIVKNEVQRAIAADEDALIRLCGNYMDNVRAYTQREKVRNRYTGNYEEPDERLMRSVEEKIDIPEGRKDDFRREIMNYIGALAIDGKKFDYKTNERLQKALELKLFEDQKDSIKLSSLVSNVVDKATQEKIDVVKSRLIRNYGYNESSATDVLNFVASIFARGQTKK, encoded by the coding sequence ATGGCCACAGCCACGGCGATTCTGGATACCCTGCGCACGCAGCTCGATACCACCGAGTACAAGAAGTTGCACTGGGAGGGGTCGTTCTCCGACTACCTCAACACGGTGCTCGAAACCCCGGGCGTGACGCGCACGGCCTACCAGCGCCTGTACGACATGATCCTGTCGCACGGCGCCGAAGACGTTTATGAGAACAAGGACAAGATCCCCCGGTACAAGTTCTTCACCGAGTTCGCGACCAAGCACGCGGACGGGATCTACGGCCTCGACCGGTCCCTGATGCAGCTCGTGAACACGTTCAAGAGTGCGGCACTGGGGTACGGCACCGAGCGCCGCGTAATCCTGTTGCACGGCCCGGTCGGGAGCGCCAAGAGCACTATCGCGCGCCTGTTAAAGCGCGGGCTGGAAGAGTACAGCCGCACCGACGCGGGGATGCTGTTCAGCTTCTCGTGGAAGACCGAGGACGGTACGGGCTGGACGAAAGACCCGATGCACGGCGAGCCGCTGCAACTGGTGCCCGAGGAGCACCGGACGCAGATCCTCACCATGCTCAACGACCAGTGCCAGAAGCCGCACCAGTACGAGATCAAGATCAAGGGCGATCTCAGCCCGTACAGCCGCTACGAGTACAAGACCCGGCTCGCGAAGTACGACGGCGACTGGCTCAAGATGCTCGCGAACGAGGTGAAGGTGTACCGGCTCGTGCTGTCCGAAAAGGACCGCATCGGGATCGGCACGTTCCAGCCGAAGGACGAGAAGAACCAGGACAGCACCGAGCTGACCGGCGACATCAACTACCGCAAGATCGCGGAGTACGGCTCGGACTCGGACCCGCGGGCGTTCAACTTCGACGGCGAACTGAACATCGCGAACCGGGGCATCGTCGAGTTCATCGAGGTGCTGAAGCTCGACGTGGCGTTCCTCTACGACCTGCTCGGGGCGTCGCAGGAGCACAAGATCAAGCCCAAGAAGTTCGCGCAAACGGACATCGACGAGGTGATCCTCGGGCACACGAACGAGCCGGAGTACAAGCGCCTCCAGAACAACGAGTTCATGGAAGCGCTCCGCGACCGCACCGTGAAGATCGACATCCCCTACGTCACGCGGCTGCGCGACGAGGTGAAGATCTACGAGAAGGACTTCAACTCGGACCGCGTGCGCGGCAAACACATTGCCCCGCACACGGTGGAAGTGGCCGCGATGTGGGCCGTGCTCACGCGGCTCAACCCGCCCAAGCACGCCAGCCTCAGCGTGCTCCAGAAGATGAAGCTCTACAACGGTAAGACGCTGCCGGGCTTCACCGAGGACAACGTCATCGAGCTGAAGCGCGACGCGCTGCACGAGGGCATGCTCGGGATCAGCCCGCGGTACATCCAGGACAAGATCTCGAACGCGCTCGTCGCGCACCCGAACGAGGACAACATCAACCCGTTCATGGTGATGAAGGAACTCGAAGACGGGCTGCGCAACCACTCGCTCATCAAAGACGAGGACCAGTACCGGCACTACAAGGAACTGCTCTCGGTGGTGCGCGAGGAGTACGAGGACATCGTCAAGAACGAGGTGCAGCGCGCGATCGCGGCCGACGAGGACGCCCTCATCCGGCTCTGCGGCAACTACATGGACAACGTTCGCGCGTACACGCAGCGCGAGAAGGTCCGCAACCGCTACACCGGGAACTACGAGGAGCCGGACGAGCGCCTCATGCGCTCGGTGGAGGAGAAGATCGACATCCCCGAAGGTCGCAAGGACGACTTCCGCCGCGAGATCATGAACTACATCGGGGCGCTGGCCATCGACGGCAAGAAGTTCGATTACAAGACCAACGAGCGGCTCCAGAAGGCGCTCGAACTGAAGCTGTTCGAGGACCAGAAGGACTCGATCAAACTCAGCTCGCTGGTGTCGAACGTGGTGGACAAGGCGACGCAGGAAAAAATCGACGTCGTCAAGAGTCGCCTCATCCGGAATTACGGCTATAACGAATCGAGTGCGACGGACGTACTGAACTTCGTCGCGAGCATCTTTGCACGCGGACAGACGAAGAAGTAA
- a CDS encoding DUF444 family protein — MGQKIEQDLQRFRKLVRGKVKSNLSKYISRGEMIGKKGNDYVSIPLPSINLPQFRFGKKNSGGVGVGPGQPGQPLTPPQQEGDDPQAGDSPGGHILEVDLTMEELADILGEELALPRIEPRGKKNVVTEKDKYTSIRSVGPESLRHFKRTFKRALKRQISAGTYNPVDPIVVPVREDKQYRAWKEVPKPDSVACVIYMMDVSGSMTDEQKEIVRIESFWIDTWIKKHYSGVETVYIIHDAVAQEVDEHTFYHTRESGGTKISSAYELCNKIIDARFPPSQWNVYAFHFSDGDNWGDDVPKCVDLLNNTMLAKLNLFGYGQVESPYGSGEFFDHVHELVDDHENVVVSRIPDREAILSSIKEFLKTGR; from the coding sequence GTGGGACAAAAGATCGAACAAGACCTCCAGCGGTTCCGCAAGTTGGTGCGCGGAAAGGTGAAGAGCAACCTCTCCAAGTACATCAGCCGCGGGGAAATGATCGGCAAGAAGGGGAACGACTACGTGTCGATCCCGCTCCCGTCGATCAATTTGCCCCAATTCCGTTTCGGGAAGAAGAACTCCGGCGGGGTGGGGGTCGGCCCCGGCCAACCCGGGCAGCCGCTCACGCCCCCACAGCAGGAGGGCGACGACCCGCAAGCCGGTGACTCGCCGGGCGGCCACATCCTCGAAGTCGACCTGACGATGGAGGAACTGGCTGACATTCTTGGCGAAGAGCTGGCGCTCCCGCGTATCGAGCCGCGGGGCAAGAAGAACGTCGTCACCGAAAAGGACAAGTACACCAGCATCCGGAGCGTCGGGCCGGAATCGCTGCGGCACTTCAAACGCACGTTCAAGCGCGCCCTGAAGCGTCAAATTTCGGCGGGCACGTACAACCCCGTCGACCCGATCGTCGTGCCCGTGCGCGAGGACAAACAGTACCGCGCGTGGAAGGAAGTGCCCAAGCCGGACAGTGTCGCGTGCGTCATCTACATGATGGACGTGTCGGGGAGCATGACCGACGAGCAGAAGGAGATCGTCCGGATCGAGTCGTTCTGGATCGACACCTGGATCAAGAAGCACTACTCGGGCGTGGAGACGGTCTACATCATTCACGACGCGGTCGCGCAGGAGGTGGACGAGCACACGTTCTACCACACGCGCGAGAGTGGCGGGACGAAGATCAGCAGCGCCTACGAACTGTGCAACAAGATCATCGACGCCCGGTTCCCGCCGAGCCAGTGGAACGTGTATGCGTTCCACTTCTCCGACGGCGACAACTGGGGCGACGACGTGCCCAAGTGCGTCGACCTGCTGAACAACACGATGCTGGCGAAGCTGAACCTCTTCGGTTACGGTCAGGTGGAATCGCCTTACGGCAGCGGTGAGTTCTTCGACCACGTTCACGAACTAGTGGACGATCACGAAAACGTGGTCGTGAGCCGCATCCCGGACCGCGAGGCGATCCTGAGCAGCATCAAGGAGTTCCTCAAAACCGGGCGGTAA